From the Trifolium pratense cultivar HEN17-A07 linkage group LG4, ARS_RC_1.1, whole genome shotgun sequence genome, the window ATTAATTAGAACCAAATCTCCAGATTCTATACattgaaacaacaataacatgTGTAAACCATTTAAAAAGTGACATAAATGAGATTAGAATTCATAGAGAACTAACCATATACATCTGCAAATATTAGGGTCACAGAGAAGAAATATTGCACATGGATAACAACTTTTTATAAACagaatatcattttatttaattacttatttattttaaagttgtcaattttgaagaattttttttgttttatatactACTTTACACCCTGGTTGTATAGGTGGGGCTATAAGTTAGTAGACTCTTCTCAGCTAAGGTTAGGGATCAGATTATGCATTGTATCTGGTCAATTTGCAAGTTTGATGTTACTACTTTACACCCACATTTTGCATGTATCCAGGATAGGGTTTATCCAGGTATGGTATCTAAACTTTAAGTAATGTCAGAAAGTTCATTGAATTTACCCTTAATTACATATAGTTTCTATTAAGttcaatttataaaatacaaaagaaagaCAAAAACTAAGGCCTAACATAGACATTTCATGATCAGTTGCAATTCTCATGAGACTACTTGAAGTATGTTATCACTTCCTCCCTAATTTGGAAGTAAATaagattttttatataatctgtccaaaaaaacagaatttttttaaacaaaatatccTTTTCTATGgagattttttatttcaaaaattataattcatgctatagaattgattttgcagGTACATTTGAAGATAAAAATAAGAAGCCCTTCTTCAAAGGTTGTCCTACTCTATAGAAAGATGTAAATCCATAAGGTATTGGACCAGAGGAAGTTAAAACCCACAAAAAGAAGAAGTGTTGTAAAAGAGAACAAAGTTCAAAGGCTATTGGAATATCCTTAATTATTGGGAACATCCTTAATTATTTAAACTTGAGCAGAAAGATATGCACACTATTTATTCGAATATCCTTGAACTACTTACTACTCACTCATTTGACATTCTCATACTTCTAAAATTCCCCATTCTTTGATTGGTGATATATTTACAAAGTCATATAAAGTCCATATGTTATAAACACTAAATGCCAATATAAATACACTTGAAACTCTTCTATGTTttgaaaacaaataattttaaaataaggaaTTAAGGTAACCTCCAAGGTCTGTTGAAGTTATGTTATCAAATTCTTTTGGTGTTTGCATTAATATCAGAAAAAGGGTTTCTAACTATGGACTTCCATTCCCCTTAACTCAAAAGACATAAACCTATAAACCTTGGAATTCCACACTAAAGTTGTGATCACATACATACCAAAATGTATACCACagcataaaaattaataatatcatataCATATAATGTAAAGATGTTCAGAAAGAACTATTGTAGACATATATCGAATCATTTGATAATGTTAACTAactgaaaaaattaaaagataacttttctctttgaaatttatgtcttttatattgaaaattttcttttaaaatattgtatGATTTGCATCTAAATTTGCAGTACCTTTGAGGAGAAAATCTTGAACTGGCTCCGCTTTACAACTGTTTTAACTCATTCTTTGCTTCGCGTCTTAAGTGAATCTCGCAACAAAACAATAATAGAGAAGAAAAATCAGaattattttcatgttttatAGTGCAACATATAcaaaattaaatactaatttagaagtaaaaaagattttatgcaatttttcaaaaaaaataaaaataaaaatcctttgatttatttaaaaagtttcatCAAAAGATAATTTGGTAAGTAGAAAAATTAACAAGAAAAATTGTTGGAATCACAAGATATCCATGATGCATGATATAAATGAAGGTGTAACACTTACCCTCGGAAGATTCATGATGCATCGATCTTATATGAAAAAATGAGGTAAAAAATAACCCTCGCGGCGGCGATGATGACTTCCGACACGGTGGTCATCGACAACGGTGTCTACATCGTGAAATAATGCAGTCCAATAGAGAGTACTTATGAGGAGGATTACAGATCCGGTAATTAACTCTGCGGAATAGCTCCAATATGTTAAAAAATGGAGCTTTTGACAGTGATGGTTAGGTGAGAAAGAAGAATATTCATTTGGTGATTTTGTTCTGATAGATAGATAGACAGTTGAGAAGAtgaaaaaaacgaaaaaaaaattggtcaaaggaGGATTGGCTTGCGGTGGTTGTAAGAGGAAATCTGGCGGCGGCGACGAAGGGAGAGGGAGAGATTGGAGAGCGTCACATTACCGaatgatgaagaaaataaaataggagGAGAATGTTGTGGGTTACTGAAGTGAGTAATAATATTGGGCTTGAGCCAATTCTTTTGTATATAGTGGTGTATTCCTAAAACACTGGTGTGAATAGTATTATGTCTAACATTGcatttttgttaaatttaaccatacaattttttccccattttttgtaaaaaaaaaacaaatttaaaccTATAGTTAATGTcacttaattttcaaaatgcCTCCGGCAAAAATATTTCtccaaatttattaaaaataaaaaagttatttaaatATTACTCCTTCGTTTTTTTAATGGTCTTTTAACGTCGGGGTTCCTATTTAATTGCCTTTTTGATATTATAAGGGtatgatttgtcaattatatcCATTGTTAATtactcatatttttttcaataaaactaattattgctatatatttgaaaaattaaagttgttttttttgtaaataacataataatAGCTGGTTTTTTTTAACACTATGGTGTTTATGAGATATCGGTTCCATGTTCTATCTATGAAATTTATAACCATTCTCTTAAGTGTATTTGTTAAACACATATATTAGTGGTGGTTTGTTGTGTTTTGggctagaaaataaaaattattaactattttttaaatttatatggaccattgttaaaaaaaaatccagtgGGCCGTGCGACAGCACGGGTTAAAAACTAGTTTTATACATAAAATGTAGTATAAGAGGCACTAAAATACTATGATCTTCAAAAAGTGTTGTAATTCATTGCATCTTCACCCTCAACATAGAAAACTAGAAGTTTGAACCAACCTGCAAGAATCACCCACAAAACATATTGttagtttatttgttttttgacGGTAAAATATATTGTTAGTCACactattgataaaaatatatagaagCTAAGTACTACATTATTGagtaataaaaaatcaaacaaaattctTCATATTGATTAAACAAAAGTTATTTTCAACTTGTTTGACTCAACTAGTAGGATACACATCAactattttatttgtaaaataaataaatcaaacaaaagtCTATCAAAAAGTTATCTTTCACactaatacaaaattataaagACATAAGATACTAATTAATcatattataaaaacttgaaaagCAGATAGAACAAAAAAGACAGATAGAACAAATAATCTTAAACCTAATATACACTAATACACAAGTATACAACATGTCAAACAAAAAAGACataacaaacacataaaaaaaacagCATAACAAATTACATTAAGaggaaaaactaaaaaaaaaaactcaagaaAGATATAGTACTTACAGATTCTTCTAAATCATTATTTTCAATGTTGTTAATCTTAGTCTTTCTTGCTCTTTTTCTTGTTGCCATAAAACTATCATATGCCGTCCTCTTTCTAGGATCACCCTTCGAAACAGAATAGCTTTTTGTATCATCATTGAAAAGCCCATCATATTGTTCTAAGTCATGATCTTCAATGTTGTTAATCTTAGTCTTTCTTgctctttttctttttgctaTAAAACTAGCATATGTCCTCTTTTTAGAAAGAGCCTTCAAAACAGAATTGTTATTTGTATCATCTTTGAATACCATCCCACAAGAGTCACAACAGCTGCAAACATATGATTGAAAATCAGTTTAGagattaattataataatgcaGTAATTATATAAGTTTTATACAGATTTGTGTTGTTTATATCATGATATTACATAGAGAAAGATTAATTAAtctagaagaaaaataaaatgatgagcAGTAGAATAAATAGTTTACCTAAGTAACCAGCCTCCTTCACAAGGATGAAGTGTGTTTGGACGAAGAAAATTACAAGAGTGATCAGactccatcatcatcatctccatCTACTTTTGCGTCAATATTACGGACAGAGAGCGAGAGATTTGAGAATAGAAAGATTTGATAATCGAAACAGAGAGCGAAATCAATCTATGAGAGAATAGAAAGATAAAGCGAGAGGTTTGATGAACAAAAGAAAGAGCGAGAGCGAAATGAAAGAATGAATCTATCTAAGAGAGAATAgatagaaagagaaagagaaagtgaAATGAATGAATCTATGAGAATGAGagaatagaaatagaaatagaatGTGGTGACACTGACACTGATGTTGTTATATGCGCGGATTAGGGCGCAACggatatatttttgtaactaACTTGCGTCAATATTAAGCTATTACCATATTACAGCTGGCTCATATAATAATATCTTTTTTACTGAGAGTTAGTTAGATAAAGATTTATTATGagatttcattaaaaaaaaaagattttaccGAGAGTAAGTAGTAAGTTagataaagatttttttttaataaaaaaaaaaaacagttagataaagatttattttgagatttcattaaaaaaaaaaagatttattatgAGAATCTTGACCAAACACTTATAACGGCTTATGCACAAACACTTATACATAAGCACGTAATTAAgcagtttatccaaacaaacaaacctaatttattttcaccaaattaacacaaaaaccattcaaatgataaagaaattaaagtaaGAGAAACAAACCTATTGAGAGGATCTTCCAAAATGAACTTCAACTGAGAAGGTAGATGAAAGAAGCTATGACAGAAACAATGGCGGCGATTTCGGAGAGAGTGACGACGTGAACAGAAGTGGATCTACGGATCTTGTCACGCCAACGGTGGAGTAGATAATACGCGACGGAGAAGAAGATTGTGTTAGTGAGGTAGAGAGGGAGAGCGTCTGAAGCTTTTGGTGATGGGGAAGGGGATTTCAGGCGGCGGGAATGGTGGTTTGTTGTCGCAACGGCGCCGTTGGTGGTGGTTGCCGGCGGCGGACGGGGATGGAGATCCATtgttttagagagagagagagagagagggagagagagagagagaaatgtTGAGAGACAGACAGAATTGAAAACGAATGGAAAATGAATGGTTAATACTTATAGACTTATAGTGAGAAGTTATtacttgtttatttattatttattttagaggatcaattttatttattctttttaggatcaattatttatttattttattttaaaagttatgTTTTGTTGGAAAGtgtgttgtgacttgtgagttgtgacaaGAGTCAAGAACTACAAGATTAATTTAAGGTATTTAAAATTCTAATAACTTAGattaatttattgttggttTATTAAGATGTAGTCCTTAGGGtaaaaaatttggtcatttttataagaaactttgactaattttcaaatgttttaaatgttcaatttcacttatgcccttatttattacgagagataatttaaaaataagtaagttagttgaataaagagtaattaaataagggtatacatgaaataaatttaaatttataagagtattaaatgaaaataactatgttaaatgtgttttaccggtctgtgtgattttttcaaagtgtttcttataaaaaggactggACGGAATATTTATTTAgtcttgtttgttttttatatatacaatttAGTCTTGTTTTTAAGTAAAAATTCACATAATCTTATATAGTAAAGTCTCTCGATCTCAAATATATACCCAATACTTAATCTtcgaattattattttttgatacaATAATAGACACATGGATTAACGAATATTAACATATTTATTTACTCTATAATCTACaaataataacattttttttataataataatacaaagaaTAACACTTTAGCAAATTCgatgtttaatattatatatatcatcTAATACATATTGACCAAATAGTTGACACAATTAAAAACATTGggttaaaattattaaaaatagaatTACTTTTTGAGgataattttatttactttttgagGATcaattatttacttattttattttaaaagttcatgtgtttttttttttttgggttttcacaACCAGTCTAGTTTGGGGTCAGTTTTgatatcaagtgatttcagccccCTCTTgattgcagttgcggggatcgaatcgTGATTCTCCATACCAATTTCAACGTCAATTATCACTGAACTAACTAAAAGTTCATGTTTTGTTGGAAAGTGTTTGTGAGTTGTGACAAGAGTAAATAACTAGAAGATTCAAGGAAAAGTTGTTTTTCTTAGGATGTATTTATTAGATCTAATCTTGAAAAAgttacaaaaattatttaaaatacaGGATTTTATTTAACTTTCAGTACagtattttataattatttttatttttaattacttttggtaaaatttgatataaaaaacTTTAGGaactaaaaaatatgaaaaaaatctttatagactaaaatgaaaattctagaAAACTGTAGAgacgaaaaatatatttaatcctttttttttttgaaggaaacaTGAAGATATATTATTGCATCAAATCAGAGGTCAGAATATGTACAATAGGAGAAGGGGATTCTTCTAGCCACACCTTATTGGGCTCTGAGTGGGCTAGAGAGGCTAACAGATGGGCTGCCTTGTTGGCTTCCCTTTTAATATGCACAAAATTACAACCTCTAAAGTAATCTTTATTACACTTAATACTCCTTATGAAATTCCCCAAATAGGAT encodes:
- the LOC123921924 gene encoding uncharacterized protein LOC123921924, with protein sequence MEMMMMESDHSCNFLRPNTLHPCEGGWLLSCCDSCGMVFKDDTNNNSVLKALSKKRTYASFIAKRKRARKTKINNIEDHDLEQYDGLFNDDTKSYSVSKGDPRKRTAYDSFMATRKRARKTKINNIENNDLEESVGSNF